The Pseudosulfitobacter pseudonitzschiae genome includes a region encoding these proteins:
- a CDS encoding ABC transporter ATP-binding protein, producing MQKSYDGVSLVVKDLNLSMPRGEFLTMLGPSGSGKTTCLMMLAGFETATHGDIRLGGTSINNIPPHKRGIGMVFQNYALFPHMTVAENLAFPLEVRKIGKSDREEKIHRALGMVQMNDFAGRRPTQLSGGQQQRIALERALVFEPELVLMDEPLGALDKQLRETLQFEITNLAHELGITVVYVTHDQTEALTMSDRVAVFENGRIQQLAPPDQLYEKPENSFVAQFIGENNTLMGEIKEITNGTAVVQLDGGDLIDAVPVNVTEVGERTRVSIRPERVEMNKERLMPGARTLKAEVLEFIYMGDIFRTRLRVAGTDDFVIKTRNAPDQERLTPGTQIEIGWLPEDCRALDA from the coding sequence GTGCAAAAAAGCTATGACGGCGTGAGCCTCGTCGTCAAAGACTTGAACCTTTCCATGCCACGGGGCGAGTTTCTGACGATGCTCGGCCCATCTGGATCGGGCAAGACCACTTGCCTGATGATGCTGGCGGGATTTGAAACAGCAACACATGGCGACATCCGTCTAGGCGGAACATCGATCAACAACATTCCACCGCATAAGCGTGGCATCGGCATGGTGTTCCAGAACTATGCGTTGTTCCCGCACATGACTGTGGCCGAAAATCTGGCCTTCCCTCTGGAGGTCCGCAAGATCGGCAAGTCCGACCGCGAGGAAAAAATCCATCGCGCGCTTGGCATGGTGCAGATGAACGATTTCGCCGGACGCCGCCCCACACAACTGTCGGGTGGCCAGCAACAACGGATCGCGCTGGAGCGGGCACTGGTTTTTGAACCCGAACTGGTCTTGATGGACGAACCTCTGGGTGCGCTTGACAAACAGTTGCGCGAAACCCTGCAGTTCGAGATTACCAATCTGGCGCACGAGCTGGGCATTACCGTGGTCTATGTGACACACGACCAGACAGAAGCGCTGACCATGTCCGACCGCGTTGCCGTGTTTGAAAACGGTCGCATTCAACAGCTGGCACCGCCGGATCAACTGTACGAAAAGCCTGAAAACAGTTTTGTCGCGCAGTTTATTGGCGAGAACAACACACTGATGGGCGAAATCAAGGAAATCACCAACGGCACCGCCGTTGTGCAACTGGACGGCGGCGATCTGATCGACGCTGTTCCGGTGAACGTCACCGAAGTTGGTGAACGTACCCGTGTGTCGATCCGCCCCGAACGAGTCGAGATGAACAAAGAACGCTTGATGCCCGGCGCTAGAACGCTGAAGGCCGAAGTGCTTGAATTCATCTATATGGGCGACATTTTCCGCACCCGTCTGCGTGTGGCTGGCACTGATGACTTTGTCATCAAAACCCGGAACGCACCGGATCAGGAGCGTCTGACACCTGGCACCCAGATCGAAATCGGCTGGTTGCCTGAAGATTGCCGCGCTTTGGACGCATAG
- a CDS encoding M24 family metallopeptidase, whose translation MIIKNLPFASAEYDRRIALVRSAMDVAGIDTLFVTDPSNQAWLTGYDGWSFYVHQGVILQGEGDPIWWGRRQDASGARRTVWMDDDNVRGYADHFVQSTERHPMQELAGILQELGAEHIGVEMDNYYFSAKAFAVMQSSLPDARFSDATAMVNWKRGVKSEPELEYMRNAARISEKIIDGLLERVEPGVPKNEVVAEIYRDAVRGVDGAWGDYPAIVPLLPSGTDAAAPHLTWDGRPFETGEATFFEISGCYRRYHAPFCRSLFLGTPPDFLKRAEAALVEGLEAGLEAARAGNRACDIANALAAPLEAAGIERGERCGYPIGLSYPPDWGERTISLRVTDETVLEPNMTFHFMPGLWMADWGLEITESIRITEDGPAECFCDRPRKMFVKP comes from the coding sequence ATGATAATAAAGAATCTGCCCTTTGCTTCTGCAGAGTACGATCGTCGCATCGCACTGGTGCGAAGTGCGATGGATGTAGCAGGAATTGATACGCTGTTCGTCACCGACCCCAGCAATCAGGCATGGCTGACCGGCTACGACGGATGGTCATTTTATGTGCATCAGGGCGTGATCTTGCAGGGCGAGGGCGACCCGATCTGGTGGGGACGGCGTCAGGACGCCAGTGGTGCGCGGCGCACGGTCTGGATGGATGACGACAACGTGCGCGGCTATGCCGACCATTTTGTGCAATCCACCGAACGCCATCCGATGCAGGAACTGGCGGGCATTCTGCAAGAACTGGGTGCCGAGCACATCGGCGTCGAGATGGACAACTATTATTTTTCGGCCAAGGCATTTGCGGTGATGCAATCCAGCCTGCCGGACGCCAGATTTTCGGATGCCACTGCGATGGTCAACTGGAAGCGCGGCGTGAAATCCGAGCCGGAGCTGGAGTATATGCGCAACGCGGCGCGGATTTCGGAAAAGATCATCGACGGCTTGCTTGAGCGGGTCGAACCCGGCGTGCCCAAGAACGAAGTCGTCGCGGAAATTTATCGTGACGCGGTGCGCGGTGTGGATGGCGCTTGGGGCGATTATCCCGCGATTGTGCCACTGTTGCCGTCGGGAACGGACGCTGCTGCGCCGCACCTGACATGGGACGGTCGCCCGTTTGAAACCGGCGAGGCGACCTTTTTCGAGATTTCCGGCTGCTATCGCCGCTATCACGCGCCGTTCTGCCGTTCGCTGTTTCTGGGCACGCCACCTGATTTCCTGAAGCGTGCCGAGGCCGCGCTGGTCGAGGGACTTGAGGCTGGATTGGAGGCCGCCCGCGCGGGCAATCGCGCCTGTGACATTGCCAACGCATTGGCTGCGCCGCTTGAGGCGGCAGGGATCGAGCGCGGCGAACGCTGTGGTTATCCGATCGGGCTAAGCTATCCACCCGATTGGGGCGAGCGCACGATTTCCCTGCGCGTGACCGACGAAACCGTGCTGGAGCCGAATATGACCTTTCACTTTATGCCCGGCCTATGGATGGCCGATTGGGGGCTTGAGATCACCGAAAGTATCCGTATCACCGAGGACGGCCCCGCCGAGTGTTTCTGCGACCGTCCTCGCAAGATGTTTGTCAAACCGTGA
- the argE gene encoding acetylornithine deacetylase, translating into MPTVSADSNMVMIAELAHRLEDAGARTDVMLAPCGTKANLWASIGPEAPGGLLLSGHTDVVPVEDQDWTSDPFEMREADSRLYGRGTCDMKGFIAAAVVMAGKVKPQKPVHFAFTYDEEVGCIGARALVPELQARGLQPAMAVIGEPTGMRVIEGHKGCCEYTTHFTGLEGHGSDPGRGVNAAEYAVRYVIRLMELRCDLMARAPATSRFEPPWTTINIGRVSGGVAHNVIAGKAEVEWEMRPVVQDDARFVKQSIEAFVENEMLPMMRTIYPQADIRTETIGEIAGLQPMEVNTARDVLAGLLGTNSAELVPFGTEAGLFQEMGMDVVVCGPGHIAQAHKPDEFVEIDQMKACLAMLEPLMTGA; encoded by the coding sequence ATGCCCACGGTGTCAGCGGACAGCAATATGGTAATGATCGCTGAACTGGCCCACCGGCTGGAAGATGCGGGCGCGCGCACAGATGTGATGTTGGCACCTTGTGGCACCAAGGCGAACCTGTGGGCCAGCATTGGCCCCGAGGCACCGGGTGGTTTGCTGTTGAGCGGGCACACTGACGTGGTGCCGGTCGAAGATCAGGACTGGACCTCGGACCCGTTTGAGATGCGCGAGGCTGATAGCCGTCTGTACGGGCGCGGCACCTGCGACATGAAGGGGTTTATCGCCGCGGCTGTGGTGATGGCAGGCAAGGTAAAGCCGCAAAAGCCTGTGCATTTCGCCTTTACCTACGACGAAGAGGTGGGGTGCATCGGCGCGCGCGCGCTGGTGCCGGAACTTCAGGCGCGCGGGTTGCAGCCAGCGATGGCAGTGATCGGAGAGCCGACGGGGATGCGTGTGATCGAAGGTCACAAAGGCTGCTGCGAATACACCACCCACTTTACCGGCCTCGAAGGGCACGGCAGCGATCCGGGGCGCGGTGTGAACGCCGCTGAATATGCTGTACGCTATGTTATCCGTCTGATGGAATTGCGCTGTGATCTGATGGCACGCGCCCCTGCCACCAGTCGGTTCGAGCCGCCGTGGACCACCATTAACATTGGTCGCGTTTCAGGCGGCGTGGCGCACAACGTGATCGCGGGCAAAGCCGAGGTCGAATGGGAAATGCGCCCGGTGGTGCAAGACGATGCGCGTTTCGTAAAGCAAAGCATCGAAGCCTTTGTCGAAAACGAAATGCTGCCGATGATGCGCACCATCTATCCACAGGCCGACATCCGTACCGAAACGATTGGCGAAATAGCAGGCCTGCAACCGATGGAGGTGAACACCGCCCGCGATGTGCTGGCCGGATTGCTGGGCACCAACAGCGCCGAACTGGTCCCCTTCGGGACCGAGGCGGGGTTGTTTCAGGAGATGGGGATGGATGTGGTGGTCTGCGGGCCCGGACATATTGCCCAGGCTCACAAACCGGATGAATTTGTCGAGATCGACCAGATGAAAGCCTGTCTGGCGATGTTAGAGCCGCTAATGACAGGCGCCTGA
- a CDS encoding aspartate aminotransferase family protein codes for MAAITNHLPTAELQALDAAHHMHPFTTNNELAAKGARIITRADGVYLTDSEGNHIMDGMAGLWCVNIGYGRGELADVAARQMRELPFYNTFFMTSHAPVIALAAKIAELAPAHLNHVFFAGSGSEANDTNIRMVRTYWTQKGKPSKSIIISRKNAYHGSSVGSGSLGGMTPMHAQGGLPIPDIHHIDQPNWWAEGGSATPEDFGLQRAQELEKAILELGEDRVAAFIAEPIQGAGGVIVPPSTYWPEIQRICDKYEILLIADEVICGFGRTGEWFGSTTVGIKPDIMTIAKGLSSGYQPIGGSIVSDEVAEVMNACEFNHGYTYSGHPVASAVALENLRIMEDESLLDHVRNVAAPALAEMWHGLGDHPMVGETKIVGMMASLALTPDKDSRAKFAADAGTAGYMTRERSFANNLIMRHVYDRMVISPPLIITPEEITEMGKRARTALDESYAQIKEQGLFKAAS; via the coding sequence ATGGCCGCAATTACCAACCATTTGCCCACCGCCGAATTGCAGGCGCTGGATGCCGCACACCACATGCACCCATTTACCACCAACAACGAACTGGCGGCCAAGGGTGCGCGTATCATCACCCGTGCCGATGGCGTCTATTTGACGGATAGTGAGGGCAACCATATCATGGATGGTATGGCCGGCTTGTGGTGCGTCAACATCGGCTATGGCCGCGGCGAACTGGCGGACGTTGCTGCGCGCCAAATGCGCGAACTGCCCTTTTATAATACCTTTTTCATGACATCGCACGCACCGGTCATCGCACTTGCCGCCAAGATTGCAGAACTGGCGCCAGCGCATCTGAACCATGTGTTCTTTGCCGGTTCGGGATCAGAAGCGAACGACACCAACATCCGCATGGTGCGCACTTATTGGACGCAAAAGGGTAAGCCGTCCAAATCCATCATCATCAGCCGCAAGAACGCCTACCACGGCTCGTCCGTCGGGTCGGGCAGCTTGGGGGGGATGACCCCCATGCACGCACAGGGCGGGCTTCCGATCCCTGATATTCACCACATCGACCAGCCCAACTGGTGGGCCGAGGGCGGCAGCGCAACGCCCGAAGATTTTGGGCTGCAACGTGCGCAAGAACTGGAAAAAGCGATTCTTGAACTGGGAGAAGACCGTGTCGCCGCCTTCATTGCCGAACCGATTCAGGGCGCGGGCGGCGTTATCGTACCGCCATCAACATACTGGCCGGAAATCCAGCGCATCTGCGACAAATACGAAATCCTGTTGATCGCCGACGAAGTGATCTGCGGCTTTGGCCGCACCGGCGAATGGTTCGGATCAACCACAGTGGGAATCAAGCCCGACATTATGACCATCGCCAAAGGTCTGTCATCCGGCTACCAGCCCATCGGCGGGTCAATCGTGTCGGACGAAGTGGCCGAGGTGATGAACGCCTGTGAGTTCAACCACGGCTATACTTATTCCGGTCACCCCGTCGCCAGCGCCGTCGCGTTGGAAAACCTGCGGATCATGGAAGACGAAAGTTTGCTGGACCACGTCCGTAACGTGGCAGCCCCGGCACTGGCCGAGATGTGGCACGGTCTGGGCGATCACCCGATGGTGGGCGAAACCAAGATTGTCGGCATGATGGCGTCGCTGGCGCTGACACCGGACAAAGACAGCCGCGCCAAATTTGCGGCCGATGCGGGCACCGCCGGTTACATGACGCGTGAACGCAGTTTTGCAAACAACCTTATCATGCGTCACGTCTATGACCGCATGGTGATCTCGCCTCCGCTGATCATCACCCCTGAAGAGATCACGGAAATGGGCAAACGTGCCCGCACCGCGCTGGATGAATCCTATGCCCAGATCAAGGAACAGGGGCTGTTTAAAGCCGCATCCTGA
- a CDS encoding GntR family transcriptional regulator: protein MNATLKKEALRSKAAPAAQIAKTPAHQAVYAKMRDAVLFGDLAPGQPITIQGLTALLDAGMTPVREAIRKLTAEGALVMQGNRRASVPVLDLHTLEQLEFMRLNLEPELAFRATKYVSSDNIATLTTIDNGLNQAISAGDISGYLRLNHAFHTTFYAVANAPILAQSADALWLRFGPSLRVVCGRFGTSNLPDKHAELLEALKHRDADAARNAIAEDIRQGMVQVRIALSEDPAPR from the coding sequence ATGAATGCAACGCTGAAAAAAGAGGCGCTTCGCAGCAAAGCCGCCCCCGCAGCGCAGATCGCCAAGACGCCTGCCCACCAAGCAGTCTATGCAAAGATGCGCGATGCAGTTCTGTTTGGTGATCTGGCCCCCGGTCAGCCGATCACGATCCAGGGTCTTACGGCCTTGCTGGACGCGGGTATGACGCCCGTGCGCGAGGCGATCCGTAAGCTGACCGCCGAAGGCGCACTGGTCATGCAGGGCAACCGCCGCGCATCGGTGCCGGTTCTGGATTTACATACCTTGGAACAACTTGAATTTATGCGGTTAAATCTGGAACCCGAGCTGGCATTTCGGGCGACAAAATATGTCTCTTCCGACAATATCGCGACACTAACCACCATAGACAACGGCCTGAACCAAGCGATCTCCGCAGGTGATATCAGCGGCTATTTACGGCTAAACCACGCCTTTCACACGACGTTTTATGCGGTTGCGAACGCCCCCATTCTGGCACAGTCAGCTGACGCACTTTGGCTACGCTTTGGGCCCTCACTACGGGTCGTGTGCGGGCGGTTCGGCACCTCGAACCTGCCGGACAAACATGCCGAACTGCTCGAGGCGCTAAAACACAGAGACGCAGACGCCGCGCGCAACGCCATTGCCGAAGACATTCGCCAAGGGATGGTACAGGTCCGAATCGCATTGTCCGAAGATCCCGCACCACGGTGA
- a CDS encoding polyamine ABC transporter substrate-binding protein — protein sequence MTKMMLSTVAALAVVATSAMSEEVRVYNWSDYIDEALLTKFEEETGIDLIYDVFDSNEVLETKMLAGSSGYDVVVPSGTFLQRQISAGAFQKLDKSKLSNLDNMWDVISKRVGKYDPGNEYAINYMWGTTGIGVNIDKVKEVLGEDAPVNSLALILDPANMEKLADCGVHFLDAPAEIIPAALNYIGENPDAQDAETISKAEPVLSAIAPFVQKFHSSEYINALANGDICVAVGWSGDVLQARDRAAEADNGVTIEYYAPKEGALMWFDNMAIPVDAPNPDGAHKFLNFIMDAQNMAAASNYVYYANGNLASQEYLVEDVIGDTAIYPDAATLENLYTTSPYDAKTQRVVTRMWTKVKSGT from the coding sequence ATGACTAAGATGATGCTTAGCACAGTTGCAGCTTTGGCTGTCGTTGCCACTTCGGCAATGTCCGAAGAGGTGCGCGTTTACAACTGGTCTGACTATATAGACGAAGCCTTGCTGACCAAGTTCGAGGAAGAAACAGGCATTGACCTGATCTATGATGTTTTTGACAGCAATGAAGTGCTGGAAACCAAAATGCTGGCCGGATCATCCGGCTATGATGTTGTAGTGCCGTCGGGCACCTTCTTGCAACGCCAGATCAGTGCGGGCGCTTTCCAGAAACTGGATAAATCCAAGCTGTCGAATCTGGACAACATGTGGGACGTGATCAGCAAACGTGTCGGCAAATACGACCCCGGCAACGAATATGCGATCAACTATATGTGGGGCACCACCGGCATTGGTGTGAACATCGACAAAGTCAAAGAAGTGCTGGGTGAGGATGCACCCGTCAACTCGCTTGCGTTGATCCTTGATCCTGCCAATATGGAAAAACTGGCCGATTGCGGCGTTCACTTTCTTGATGCACCGGCTGAAATCATTCCGGCCGCTCTGAATTACATCGGCGAAAACCCCGATGCGCAAGACGCCGAGACCATCAGCAAAGCCGAGCCTGTTCTGTCCGCCATCGCACCCTTTGTTCAGAAATTCCACAGTTCTGAATATATCAATGCACTGGCAAATGGCGACATTTGTGTGGCTGTTGGCTGGTCGGGTGACGTTTTGCAGGCGCGCGACCGTGCTGCCGAGGCCGATAACGGCGTGACCATCGAATACTATGCGCCAAAAGAAGGTGCGCTGATGTGGTTCGACAATATGGCGATCCCCGTAGACGCGCCAAACCCCGATGGCGCGCACAAGTTCCTGAACTTTATCATGGACGCGCAGAATATGGCGGCGGCATCGAACTATGTCTACTACGCCAACGGTAATCTGGCGAGTCAGGAGTATCTGGTCGAGGACGTGATCGGCGATACGGCGATCTATCCTGACGCCGCGACGCTGGAAAACCTCTACACCACCTCGCCGTATGATGCGAAAACCCAGCGCGTCGTCACGCGCATGTGGACCAAGGTCAAATCGGGCACCTGA
- a CDS encoding ABC transporter ATP-binding protein has protein sequence MILAQTVFAPWDDPQQKPLIQFVGVTKRFGDFVAIDNLTQDIYEKEFFALLGPSGCGKTTMMRMLAGFETPTEGSILLSGQDIAGVPPNKRAVNMMFQSYALFPHLTVWDNIAFGLRRSDMPKDAIAARVEEMLKLTRLSKFGRRKPHQISGGQRQRVALARSLAKAPKLLLLDEPLGALDKKLRQDTQFELMDIQETTGTTFVIVTHDQEEAMTVASRVAVMDEGRIIQVATPEKIYEVPNSVYVADFIGDVNILEGTAKPNGTESYAIDWGNGAPVTATSVRPFTDGQKAFLAIRPEKIAISAECPADAVNAVQGKVLDIAYLGNLSTYHVELPTGQVIKAQSANTRRVSRRAYTWEDPVWLSWSATAGVLLVS, from the coding sequence ATGATTTTGGCCCAGACCGTATTCGCCCCTTGGGATGATCCGCAGCAAAAGCCTCTGATTCAGTTTGTGGGCGTGACCAAGCGCTTTGGCGACTTTGTGGCGATCGACAACCTGACTCAGGATATTTACGAAAAAGAATTCTTTGCCCTGCTTGGCCCTTCGGGTTGTGGTAAAACCACGATGATGCGGATGCTGGCGGGCTTCGAGACACCAACAGAAGGTTCTATCCTGCTTTCGGGGCAGGATATTGCGGGTGTGCCGCCGAACAAGCGCGCCGTGAACATGATGTTCCAGTCTTATGCGCTGTTCCCGCACCTGACAGTCTGGGACAATATTGCCTTTGGTTTGCGCCGGTCTGACATGCCCAAAGACGCCATTGCCGCCCGCGTCGAGGAAATGTTGAAGCTGACCCGTCTTTCCAAGTTCGGTCGTCGCAAGCCACACCAGATTTCTGGGGGCCAACGTCAGCGAGTGGCGCTGGCGCGGTCGCTGGCCAAGGCGCCTAAACTGTTGCTGCTGGACGAACCGTTGGGCGCGCTGGATAAAAAGCTGCGACAGGACACCCAGTTTGAACTGATGGACATTCAGGAAACCACCGGCACCACCTTTGTCATCGTGACCCACGATCAGGAAGAGGCGATGACCGTCGCCAGCCGTGTCGCCGTGATGGACGAGGGGCGTATCATTCAGGTGGCCACCCCCGAGAAGATCTACGAGGTGCCAAACAGTGTCTACGTTGCCGATTTCATCGGCGATGTGAACATTCTGGAAGGTACGGCCAAGCCCAACGGCACTGAAAGCTATGCCATTGACTGGGGCAACGGCGCACCGGTCACCGCCACCAGCGTGCGGCCTTTCACTGACGGGCAAAAAGCATTTCTGGCGATCCGCCCCGAAAAAATCGCGATCAGCGCCGAGTGTCCAGCGGATGCCGTAAACGCAGTGCAGGGCAAGGTTCTGGACATCGCTTATCTGGGCAATCTGTCGACCTATCACGTTGAACTGCCCACTGGTCAGGTGATTAAGGCGCAATCCGCCAACACACGCCGTGTGTCACGCCGTGCATACACATGGGAAGACCCTGTCTGGCTCAGTTGGAGCGCCACTGCCGGCGTGTTGTTGGTATCGTGA
- a CDS encoding ABC transporter permease subunit, translated as MRRFALIAVPYLWLLALFLVPFAIVFKVSLSDFALSIPPYTPTMKDGFAALISGLDFENFVFLTQDDLYWKAYVSSLQIAFFSTIATLLVGYPMAYGMARAPEEWRPTLMMLVILPFWTSFLIRVYAWVGILSTEGFLNQLLLWIGVINEPLTILNTNWAVYIGIVYTYLPFMILPIYAALERLDESLIEAAEDLGCSRMQAFWLVTIPLSRNGIVAGCFLVFIPALGEFVIPSLLGGSGTLMIGKVLFEEFFANRDWPVASAVAVILLLILIIPIILFQRNEQRQQEAEQ; from the coding sequence GTGAGACGCTTTGCCCTTATAGCGGTGCCGTATCTCTGGCTGTTGGCACTGTTTCTGGTGCCCTTCGCCATCGTCTTCAAAGTTTCACTGTCGGATTTCGCTCTTTCGATCCCGCCCTACACGCCAACCATGAAAGACGGCTTTGCCGCGCTGATTTCAGGTCTGGATTTTGAAAACTTCGTCTTTCTGACGCAGGATGATCTGTATTGGAAAGCCTATGTCAGCTCGTTGCAAATCGCATTCTTCTCGACCATTGCAACGCTGCTGGTCGGCTATCCGATGGCCTATGGTATGGCTCGCGCGCCCGAAGAATGGCGCCCGACACTGATGATGCTGGTGATCCTGCCGTTCTGGACCTCGTTCCTGATCCGCGTTTACGCGTGGGTTGGAATCCTCAGTACCGAAGGGTTCCTGAACCAGCTGCTGTTGTGGATTGGTGTGATCAACGAACCGCTGACCATCCTGAACACCAACTGGGCGGTCTATATCGGCATCGTCTATACCTATTTGCCCTTCATGATCCTGCCGATCTATGCCGCTCTCGAGCGGCTGGACGAAAGCCTGATCGAAGCCGCCGAAGACCTTGGCTGTTCGCGGATGCAAGCCTTCTGGCTGGTGACGATCCCGTTGTCGCGTAACGGCATTGTGGCGGGTTGTTTTCTGGTGTTCATCCCCGCGCTGGGCGAATTTGTGATCCCGTCATTGCTGGGCGGATCGGGTACATTGATGATCGGCAAGGTTCTGTTCGAGGAATTCTTTGCCAACCGCGACTGGCCCGTGGCCAGCGCCGTTGCTGTAATACTGCTATTGATCCTGATCATTCCGATCATCCTGTTCCAGCGCAACGAACAGCGGCAGCAGGAGGCAGAACAATGA
- a CDS encoding ABC transporter permease subunit has translation MNRLSPFNVVSLTFGFAFLYLPMLILVIFSFNESKLVTVWAGFSTKWYGTLIQNEAFLDAAWVTLKVAVMSSTLATVLGTMAAYVLVRGGRFLGRTLFSGMIYAPLVMPEVITGLSLLLLFIGIGMDRGVMTIVLAHTTFSMCFVSVVVSSRLSTFDRSLEEAALDLGASQFNAFRLVTLPIIAPAVISGWLLAFTLSLDDLVIASFATGPSATTLPMKIWSSVRLGVSPEINALSSILIGIVTIGVITASLMSKRHAVRVRREEQAAQRVT, from the coding sequence ATGAACCGTCTCAGCCCGTTCAATGTCGTCAGCCTGACGTTCGGCTTCGCCTTTTTGTACCTGCCAATGCTGATTCTGGTGATCTTCAGCTTTAACGAATCCAAGCTGGTCACAGTCTGGGCGGGGTTTTCGACCAAATGGTACGGGACCCTGATCCAGAACGAGGCGTTTCTGGACGCCGCTTGGGTTACGCTGAAAGTCGCCGTGATGTCGTCGACACTCGCCACGGTTCTGGGCACGATGGCGGCCTATGTTCTGGTGCGTGGTGGTCGGTTTCTGGGCCGCACGCTGTTTTCCGGCATGATCTATGCGCCATTGGTAATGCCCGAAGTTATCACCGGCCTGTCGTTGCTGTTACTGTTTATTGGCATCGGCATGGACCGTGGGGTTATGACTATCGTTCTCGCGCACACCACCTTTTCGATGTGCTTCGTTTCGGTCGTGGTGTCGTCACGCCTGTCTACCTTCGACCGCTCGTTGGAAGAGGCAGCGTTGGACCTTGGGGCATCGCAGTTCAATGCCTTTCGGTTGGTGACGCTACCGATCATCGCGCCTGCGGTTATATCTGGTTGGTTGCTTGCGTTCACGCTCAGCCTTGATGATCTGGTTATCGCGTCCTTTGCCACGGGGCCGTCGGCCACCACACTACCAATGAAAATCTGGTCGTCTGTCCGGCTGGGCGTATCGCCCGAGATCAACGCTCTATCGTCGATTCTGATCGGCATCGTTACGATTGGTGTGATTACCGCGTCTTTGATGTCCAAACGCCATGCCGTGCGCGTGCGTCGTGAAGAACAGGCCGCGCAGCGCGTCACATGA
- a CDS encoding NAD(P)/FAD-dependent oxidoreductase, with amino-acid sequence MKHIYADYAYGNGPRDGCWWDETCDLPDFPALEGDITCDVAIVGGGFTGLSAALDLAQAGVDVVVLEAEYVGWGASGRNGGFCCLGGARIDDAGLDRRFGRDGRLEYRKAERDAIALVEQITQTHGIHVDRHSQGETELAHRPKDMDALRRAADAVAENHGVACNLVPADDLADHGLAGPFHGALTIPIGFALNPRKYVAGLAVAARDAGARIFGKSPVQRLKKKQRWSLTAGREVTADQVVIATNGYSSDDLPAWLAGRYMPSQSNVIVTRPLTQQEQVCAGWTSDQACYDTRNLLHYFRKMPDGRFLFGMRGGLTSNPAAEARARRRVRSDFETMFPAWRHIESAHSWSGMVCIARDMLPFVGAVPNQPGLFASLCYHGNGVAMGTYAGQKMARLITGKDEVPVAMAKPLSRFPLGQFRRAVMPAAYAGFMLADL; translated from the coding sequence ATGAAACATATTTATGCAGACTATGCCTATGGAAACGGCCCGCGTGATGGATGTTGGTGGGACGAAACCTGTGATCTACCTGACTTTCCGGCGTTAGAGGGTGATATCACCTGCGATGTGGCGATCGTCGGGGGCGGTTTTACCGGCCTGTCGGCGGCCCTAGATCTTGCGCAAGCGGGTGTTGACGTCGTGGTTCTGGAGGCCGAATACGTTGGCTGGGGCGCGTCGGGTCGCAACGGTGGGTTCTGCTGTCTGGGGGGCGCGCGGATAGATGACGCGGGTCTGGATCGCCGCTTTGGTCGCGACGGGCGGTTGGAGTATCGCAAGGCTGAACGCGACGCTATTGCGCTGGTCGAGCAGATCACCCAGACCCACGGCATACACGTCGACCGCCATTCACAGGGTGAAACGGAACTGGCGCATCGGCCCAAGGATATGGATGCCCTGCGTCGCGCTGCCGATGCCGTAGCCGAAAACCACGGTGTAGCGTGCAATCTGGTTCCGGCTGACGATTTGGCCGATCATGGCCTGGCCGGACCATTTCATGGGGCGCTGACTATCCCCATTGGTTTTGCTTTGAACCCGCGCAAATATGTCGCCGGATTGGCTGTTGCCGCTCGGGATGCGGGCGCGCGAATATTTGGCAAAAGTCCTGTGCAGAGACTGAAAAAGAAGCAACGTTGGTCTTTGACTGCTGGCCGTGAGGTGACAGCAGATCAGGTAGTGATCGCCACCAACGGCTATTCCTCGGATGATCTGCCCGCTTGGCTGGCCGGGCGCTATATGCCCAGCCAATCCAACGTTATCGTCACCCGCCCGCTGACCCAGCAAGAGCAAGTCTGCGCGGGCTGGACCAGCGATCAGGCCTGCTATGACACGCGCAATCTGCTGCACTATTTCCGCAAGATGCCGGACGGGCGGTTCCTGTTCGGGATGCGCGGTGGGCTGACCTCGAACCCCGCCGCCGAAGCCCGCGCCCGTCGGCGTGTTCGCAGTGATTTCGAGACGATGTTCCCCGCATGGCGCCATATCGAAAGCGCCCACAGTTGGTCGGGCATGGTGTGCATTGCGCGCGATATGCTGCCGTTTGTCGGCGCTGTGCCGAACCAACCGGGTCTGTTTGCCAGTCTGTGCTATCATGGGAATGGCGTTGCGATGGGCACCTATGCGGGCCAAAAAATGGCTAGGTTGATCACAGGCAAAGACGAGGTGCCGGTGGCGATGGCGAAACCGCTTTCACGGTTCCCGTTGGGTCAATTTAGACGCGCGGTCATGCCTGCCGCCTATGCGGGCTTTATGCTGGCCGATCTGTGA